In Mytilus trossulus isolate FHL-02 chromosome 14, PNRI_Mtr1.1.1.hap1, whole genome shotgun sequence, a genomic segment contains:
- the LOC134697078 gene encoding uncharacterized protein LOC134697078, protein MLKFLLLISCLISIETVFCVDCSDHTCLRTLFNARVTKAEYYTRPLSSSSSSSGSWWSSRRKKRHNYHLHHSGVVVTIDRYVEGKNKWLIHKGEDYGDASDTVITDADYMSSRWTLTKSMYPSCRYTVTSCMRAAINDFVYSVYGPNCQTAANGIWDLLQGC, encoded by the exons ATGCTGAAATTTTTGCTGCTTATTAGTTGTCTGATATCTATCGAAACTGTTTTCTGTGTAGATTGTTCAGATCATACATGCCTCAGGACACTCTTTAATGCAAGGGTGACAAAAGCAGAGTATTATACAAG accTTTGAGCAGCTCGTCATCATCGTCAGGGAGTTGGTGGTCTAGTAGAAGAAAAAAGAGACACAATTACCATTTACACCACTCAGGGGTTGTTGTAACAATAGACCGTTACGTGGAAGGAAAGAATAAATGGCTGATACACAAAGGCGAAGATTATGGTGACGCTTCTGATACTGTCATTACAGACGCCGATTATATGAGTTCAAG atgGACACTTACTAAATCAATGTATCCTAGCTGCCGTTACACTGTGACCAGTTGCATGAGAGCAGCAATAAATGATTTCGTATATAGTGTATATGGACCAAACTGTCAAACCGCTGCAAATGGAATATGGGACCTACTACAGGGGTgctaa